Below is a genomic region from Drosophila albomicans strain 15112-1751.03 chromosome 2R, ASM965048v2, whole genome shotgun sequence.
TGTGAAACTGTGCTTAATCGTCGATATCAGCACTTGTCAGCTGAGAATTCGACAAAGTCCGATAGTCAAGCAGTTTCCGCTAAACAGCTGAATAAAAGCACGTTTTCGTGTACGACGCTCAAAGATAAGATTGATCAAAAGACCCAAATATGCGTATATTGCAATTCCGAAGATCATTCCATCGTGAGTTGCTCGATGTTTGCTGCCTTGGCAGTTAAACAGAGATTCGACTACGCGAAAACGACtgcattatgcataaattgtctTCGGAAGGGTCACACTGTCGCCAAATGTAAGGCAAAAAAGTGTCGTGTATGCAGCCGTTCACATCATACGTTGCTGCACATATATTCTGCGACTACAATAGTAGAGCGTTACCACCCCCGAGTCTCTCCGCTGTTGAGCCTGATCGTCCATCCACTTCGCATGCGATGCATGCGACCGTGTCGGATAAAGTGATCCTGGCCACAGCagtcatcaaaataaagacGAATTCAGGCGATTTCGTCTTAGCCCGAGCTTTGCTGGACTCTGggtcacaaattaattttgtgactGAGGAACTAGCTCAGCGGCTGCATTTGCGTAGAGAAGACTCGTGCATCAGCTTGCTTGGCATTGGTGAATCCAATTCTCAAGTGAAGAAAAAGATACACACTGTGGTGAAGTCGCAAGTTGGCTGCAATGAATACGCGATCGATTTATGGATCCTCAAATCGATCTCAGGTTATCAGCCAGATCACACTGTAAATGTCAGTGGCTGGAAGATACCTGACAATATTCAGCTAGCGGATCCCTATTTCTTCAAACCGTAGAAAATTGATCTTATCGGCGCTGAAACATTCTTTGACCTATTGTCCGTTGGCCAAATCAAGCAAGGTCCAGAGTGTCCAATCCTCCAAAAGACAAGCCTTGGGTGGATTGTCTCGGGGCGGTACACTCCTGGTGAAAAATCTCACCAGAAGATGACTGTCAATCTTAGCTATCAGGAAGAAAGTTTGAGCTCGATTGACAAGACCTTGCTGAAGTTTTGGACTGTCGAAGATGTGCGCTCTCCCTCCAAAGTCCTTTCCGCTGAACAACAAAGTTGTGAAGATCATTTCACAAATAATGTGAGAAGATTGCCGTCTGGTCGTTTCGAAGTAATACTGCCGTTTAAATCAGATTCGCACCAGCTTGGGTGGTCATTTGAAGTTGCTAAACGGCGGTTTTTGTCGCTTGAAAAACGCTTAACTCGAGATCCCGAGTTAAAGCGAATGTACTTggaatttatgttaaaatatgtAGAGATGGGCCACATGTCCGAAGTGAGTCACATCCTTCCAAGTACACCACACTATGTTATTCCGCACCAATGTGTACTACGGCCCCAAAGCACTTCGACAAAGCTGAGGGTCGTATTTGATGCTTCGTGTCGCACTTCGACACATAAGGCGTTGAATGACATTCTTATGGTCGGGCCGACCATTCAAGAAGAGCTGTTTTCGACTCTGCTTCGTTTTCgattgcataaatatgcattaacgGCCGACATCAAAAAGATGTACCGCCAAGTTATGGTGCACGAGGCAGATCGAAACTATCAGCTCATAGTGTGGAGAAAAGATCCATCAGACTCGTTGAGATTATTCAGATTAAATACTGTAACATATGGCACTGCGCCAGCGCCATTCTTGGCCATACGGTGTTTGATCCAGCTGAGCGAGATTGCGAAATCCTCGCACCCCATGGCAGCTGAGGTTATCAGGCAAGACTTCTACGTTGACGATATGTTGACTGGTGCCGCATGCGTCGAAGACCTGAAGACAATTAAGTCTGAAGTGTCGCAGATACTGCTAGGAGCAGGTTTTGAACTTGCGAAGTGGTTCTCGAATGCTCCTGGGTTCTCCGCATCAGACAGTACACCAAAGCCGATAACGATCTCCGAGACTGACGCAAACAAGACTCTAGGTGTGATTTGGTTGCCAAATGAAGACGTGTTCCAATTCCGGATCGACGATTCATTCATGGGTCTTAAAGCGACAAAACGGAACATTCTCTCGGTGACATCGCGGTTATTCGATCCGCTTAGCCTATTGAGTCTcttaattataaaagcaaagataCTGCTTCAAGAGCTCTGGCTTCAAAAGTTGGAGTGGGACGAATCCATACCATTGAGTTTGGATACATCGTGGCAGCAATTGAAGTCAAatttgacaaaatataaaagtgcCACGATATTTGTTCACAGAGCCTACGTCACCGATAGAGATACATGGCTTCGCCGACGCCTCAATAAGAGCGTATGGGGCGTGTATTTACGTTCGTACGCAAACTGCAGAAGATTGTAAAGTATCATTACTAACCTCAAAGTCAAAAGTAACTCCCCTCAAGACTAAGACTCTTCCTAGACTTGAGTTGTGTGCAGCTCACCTTCTTGCAGAACTCTGCCACCGCATCCGAAGGCTCATCCGATCACCAATTGAACGGACGGTTCTTTGGTCAGATTCGGAAGTCACTCTTCATTGGATCCGGTCACATCCTTCCACTCTCGCGACATTCGTGTCGAATCGAGTGGCCGAGATTCAAGAGTGGTCAGAGAGCGTGGAATGGCGTCATGTTCCAACTAAGCAGAACCCCGCAGACATTGTATCGAGATGTTGCGATGTGACTTAACTGTGTGCGTCAATGTGGTTTAGTGGTCCGTCATTCTTGATGGAACCACACGACGCATGGCCAGTTAACCACCATTTCGTCTCTGAAGAGACGCGCAATTTGGAAGTGCGCAAAGCAGCTGTTGGACTGACAGCTATAGTGGTAAAGTCAGATCTAGTGGACTCGATCGAAAGTTTTTCGTCGCACACAAGTCTGTTGAGAGTGTTCGCTTATGTGTTCCGCTTCATTCGAAGATGCAAAGACAAAACAGTTCAATTTGAACTGGTTCCAACGGCATCAGAACTAAAAGAAGCATTCAGCAAAATAGTAGAAGTAATGCAGGATTTCGAATTCAGAGTCGATATAGAAAGGGTTCGTAAGAGTACACGTGTGAGCTCGAGTCTACAACGACTCAATCCTTTCATACATGGGTATGAAGGATCTTGgtgttcgttttcgttgttgcgAGTCGGGGGGCGACTGGTAAATGCTCCTATTTCATATGATGCCAAGTTTCCCCTCCTCTTGTCGAAGCGCTCACAATTTGCTCGTAGCTATGTGAGGTACCTTCACTTGACCAACTGTCACGCTGGTCCAAGAGCGCTCGTGAGCATCGTCAGACAGTACGATCATGCATCCGttgctttaaatgcaaaccTCGGCTGCTTACGCAAATAATGGGAAATTTGCCTGCTGATCGACTCCGAGCGCTCcgcccattttcaatttgtggcgTAGATTTTTGTGGCCCGATTGAGACAACCTATAGGATTCGCGGAAAGCCGCCGTACAAGTCGTACATAGCTTTGCTCGTCTGTTTTGCGTCAAAAGCGGTTCACTTAGAAATTGTATCCGATCTGTCAACTAATGCATTTCTAATGGCTTTCCAAAGGTTTGTTGGTCGAAGAGGATGCCTGAGCCGAGTCGGAGCAAGTCGCCATCTGGAGGAGCTGAGGAGGCGAGTCGAGGCGGTGTACCCAGGAGCGGACGGGGCGGTGCGCGTCGCAGACGAACCAGCACAGGAGGGCTGTTTAAACGGCCAATACACAAATTGGCGCCTCAGCCAATCGTATGAAGGCACAGCCGTTTATCGGGGCCGGTGTTGGCGCATTTGATAGTTATTAGTTAAGAGCATGAAGtaccaaatgaagttgttagaattagggcgaagcgagagcgcaataaagctttcgtttgttgctctcagagcgaattcgcctcgcttcgccgCTCTAGTTAAGTTAGGATTAAGGTAACTTAGCATAGATTTATAAAGACAGTTGAAAACAAGAACTTATCAGCGCGTCATCATTCTCTCCGTTTTCGTCGTTtgtaccaacaacaattaggtCCATTCATTGTTCGCGAATAAAGCGGAAAATTAATATCATAAAAACTCTTGTGATTTTTCAACAATATCTATGAATTATCAAAACCACACTACATCATATTCtagaaattgtttaaaaatgttcTATATGTCTGTAAAAATATGGAAACTAtcgaaaattaatataatacattgCGCAAGTGGAAAGCGTTGAAAAATACTCCAAATGGTATTCCAAATGGCATCTTGCAATGAGTACCGATTATTTATTGCCATTATTTCATAGTCGTCCTGCTTAGAAAAAACAGTATATGACTAACAGAAAAGCTATGTGGTGAGAAGCTGAAAAGTACCcgaaaatggaaattttaaaaataaaatactaagaGTAGAGTCGTCAAAGCCCAGTTTGTCAGTCCGTATATGTTGGGTAAcgtaaacaaacacaaaaatgtagATTAAGAGGGGAACATGGAgttttatatcaaaataatctCAAGTCGACTGGAAGGTCATTTGATGACCCCATTGCACTTGCAATGGCCTCCTCGTGGTGTTACCTGGATACcgatcaagtttatttatttaatcggTAACTAATTCGAGCGGcgacaaacaataataataattggaGCGTGCTTGTCGTTGCAAAAACAACTCTAGCAATGTGTATACACAAACACAGGGGCAAgctacacacgcatacaaccCACCCCAATTCTAGACAGTTTAGCATTTAGAATTAGATAATAttactgaaataaataataattgttttataactgctaataattaaaaaaagtattattttttatatattttctaaaaaaaaattattgtttttatttttttttaatttttgtagttagtaaaaaattgaataacaaatttggaaataaaaaaagtatttataaaagaaaatttaaattttttagattgtaagaaattgaaaaaaataaaatataaataatttgtattaaaaaaaaagctgggACTTGGGACTTGAACCCAAGCACTACACTTGCCAACACATTACGAACATAACCAATGCTCTTTGTTTTTCATTGGCGGTAAATTGCCAATATAGGCACAAACAGTCACTCGCCTTCCGCTTTGAAACTTTCGTcacggcaaaaaaaaaaaaattgacgtGCTGCTTGTCTGCGAGGCAAttgcacgttgcaaaacttcatatgtatatacataccaatataggcgagcatgtatatacatacatagacgCAAACCTACAAACGGAAGCACAGCGCAACGAAATGCGCTCATGCTCATCGTTtcgcatttgatctgcgactgaaaTGAATGTGTGACCAGCAGTGATGCCaatattttttcgaaaaaaaaggacagattgagaaaaaaaaaacaggaaaaataGGAtggaaatattataaaaaggaTAGAAAAAAGGACAAAAAGTTTGTttatagtaattttattttgtattattaagaTAACAGTTTTAAGGCATCTTTAACTATTTGGAGTTACTTTTCAGGCACAGACAGTGTGTGTCAGAcactacatttttaataaggttAGTGCACTTGGTTCTGTGCCATTTAACCTTCTTGGCGTCAAAATGTGTGTTTACTAATTCACTTAGGTGGCCCACCGGCTCAATAGCACAATTCTGGGCTATCGCAGCTTCTTGGCGACAAGTTTCTGAAGATTTGACCGGCTCGAAACAAATTTTACTTTGTTTCACTAaacttgatatattttgcgTATGTTTTTTTGTCGTCATGTGCACTCTTATTTGGTCAATTTTACAGTTAATACTGCATTTGCAGTATTTGAAATAAGCCTTGTTAATGTCTGAATTATGTCAGCTAATCCAATCC
It encodes:
- the LOC127566109 gene encoding uncharacterized protein LOC127566109, translated to MVGPTIQEELFSTLLRFRLHKYALTADIKKMYRQVMVHEADRNYQLIVWRKDPSDSLRLFRLNTVTYGTAPAPFLAIRCLIQLSEIAKSSHPMAAEVIRQDFYVDDMLTGAACVEDLKTIKSEVSQILLGAGFELAKWFSNAPGFSASDSTPKPITISETDANKTLGVIWLPNEDVFQFRIDDSFMGLKATKRNILSVTSRLFDPLSLLSLLIIKAKILLQELWLQKLEWDESIPLSLDTSWQQLKSNLTKYKSATIFVHRAYVTDRDTWLRRRLNKSVWGVYLRSYANCRRL